The following proteins are co-located in the Desulfurococcus amylolyticus Z-533 genome:
- a CDS encoding helix-turn-helix domain-containing protein, with protein MTSIPEAKKEASMSLHWVSKDVRARLIELMLSTRSIIELSRDLGISPTAIRKYLKREAYPSDEVLQRAVEKLAPYEVDEAMRIIITDLLESLRNLYNSVNEKHKEYIREYLRNITL; from the coding sequence ATGACCAGCATCCCGGAAGCGAAAAAAGAGGCATCGATGAGTTTACATTGGGTCAGCAAGGATGTGAGGGCAAGGCTTATAGAATTAATGCTTTCAACCAGGAGCATCATTGAGCTATCAAGGGACTTAGGTATCTCACCAACAGCTATAAGGAAATACTTGAAGAGGGAGGCCTATCCCAGTGATGAAGTCCTTCAAAGAGCGGTGGAAAAGCTGGCGCCTTATGAGGTGGATGAGGCAATGAGGATAATAATTACAGATTTGTTGGAGTCGCTTAGAAACCTCTACAACTCTGTTAATGAGAAACATAAGGAGTATATAAGGGAGTACTTGAGAAATATTACTCTTTAA
- a CDS encoding DUF2192 domain-containing protein, whose protein sequence is MRQPHKKRIQVAVSILSEVAKRVNEFDRGALVDYLRKTYEKTGLSPIRGKALPPDIYDKELTTLYVIGKYGLGLAQDYPYMFSKIFYVEENLDMALDLILQGDIEGAREKIKSVSPTGVVDGNMIARLLRIPLTKFILGFMSEDGFTKILHAVYNAFPEEEKTVKSYVKFFIGLKLAEAIYRGEIRSREYKEAFKRALAIRIGFPKTTPSDEYVKAIAEAVFNISKKELGRVLRVEEEERDTGEKEDK, encoded by the coding sequence ATGAGGCAACCACATAAGAAAAGAATCCAGGTAGCAGTATCGATACTGAGCGAGGTGGCAAAGAGAGTTAACGAGTTTGATAGAGGAGCACTTGTTGATTACTTGAGGAAGACGTATGAAAAAACTGGATTAAGCCCGATCAGAGGGAAGGCTCTGCCTCCCGACATATACGACAAGGAGCTTACAACACTCTATGTAATCGGTAAATACGGATTGGGGCTTGCCCAGGATTACCCATATATGTTCTCGAAGATTTTCTACGTAGAGGAAAACCTGGATATGGCGCTGGATCTAATACTCCAAGGCGATATCGAGGGAGCTAGAGAGAAAATAAAATCGGTGTCCCCTACAGGCGTGGTCGATGGTAACATGATTGCAAGACTGTTGAGAATACCTCTAACAAAATTCATACTTGGATTCATGAGCGAGGATGGATTCACGAAGATACTGCATGCAGTATATAATGCTTTCCCGGAGGAGGAAAAAACCGTTAAAAGCTATGTTAAATTCTTCATAGGTTTAAAACTAGCCGAGGCAATATACAGGGGTGAGATAAGATCCCGCGAGTATAAGGAGGCATTTAAGAGGGCTCTCGCAATCAGGATTGGCTTTCCTAAAACCACGCCAAGCGATGAATATGTTAAAGCTATAGCCGAAGCCGTCTTCAACATATCCAAGAAAGAATTAGGCAGAGTACTCAGAGTTGAGGAAGAAGAGAGAGATACGGGGGAGAAAGAAGATAAATAA
- a CDS encoding SPL family radical SAM protein yields the protein MFQEFKVIKTRCETALSRSGLPGLDYALNPYVGCSHACIYCYARLYTRNRDVGGNWGRIILVKENIVDVLRREVVKYPRGVVGIGTVTDAYQPVEAVYKLTRRSLEVLLRHGFHASIQTKNPLVLRDMDLLVTHRDLVDVGFTITTLDYRASIQIEPHAPPPNARLKALEKLVEEKIASWIFYGPIIPGINSDPDTVRSMVEIAKKLNIVLYYDVLHVKSFMNTPTHPLYNYIEKTRRERRRIMELIETECKRQKVTCRTGFSEM from the coding sequence TTGTTCCAGGAGTTTAAAGTAATAAAGACAAGGTGTGAGACAGCCCTGTCGAGGAGCGGGTTGCCGGGACTAGACTATGCTTTAAACCCCTATGTCGGTTGTTCACATGCCTGTATCTACTGCTATGCTAGGTTATACACGAGGAATAGAGATGTAGGCGGTAACTGGGGAAGGATAATCCTAGTGAAAGAGAATATAGTTGACGTATTAAGAAGGGAGGTAGTCAAGTACCCAAGGGGCGTTGTCGGCATTGGCACGGTAACAGATGCATATCAACCTGTTGAAGCCGTGTATAAGCTAACGCGGCGTTCACTAGAAGTATTATTAAGACATGGTTTCCATGCAAGTATTCAGACAAAGAATCCCCTGGTTTTAAGAGACATGGATCTCCTGGTAACACATAGGGATCTAGTTGATGTGGGATTCACGATAACCACCCTTGATTACAGGGCCTCCATACAGATAGAGCCACATGCACCGCCCCCAAATGCCCGTTTAAAAGCACTCGAAAAACTAGTCGAGGAAAAAATTGCCTCATGGATTTTCTACGGGCCAATTATACCAGGCATCAATAGTGACCCCGATACTGTGAGAAGCATGGTGGAGATAGCTAAGAAACTAAACATAGTACTATATTACGACGTACTTCATGTGAAATCATTCATGAATACGCCCACGCACCCATTGTATAATTACATTGAGAAAACCCGTAGAGAGAGAAGGCGGATCATGGAACTAATAGAGACCGAGTGCAAGAGGCAGAAGGTGACATGTAGAACCGGTTTCAGCGAGATGTGA
- a CDS encoding Nre family DNA repair protein, which produces MMSFNPRICSTCRGRGFCGLSYCPVIARARASIKLSGITGQRVIEGSTPPSLFVGRYGYPYVRAGPGAAPPNNDVLVYDYPESWLGRRIEDILEYRWSLVTGYTSIDVRKPYDRIVEETRLMTLSSRPVDIRVELAKPPRPILHLSEEEPPQGPRAPIVRLQVLGNPSVPRPVEKAFNDTDLPAYDAVVYLYKSNIPVSHIQKILSAGALGVKNQRRLVPTRWSITAVDSMISRELLREVKKYDVINEIEVYMLRHYDNLFIAVLYPAKWSYEWMEAWWPGSTWNPGALDVVVEGDYEDYHGRTTYPGIGGCYYASMLATLEHLSRMRRQATAILLREIYPGFNLPLGVWFVRESIREMYRHEPILKTSKLKEVFDLLDKVTRLGATKWYNSSKLLQRIVKTRSIRDFFSRDT; this is translated from the coding sequence ATGATGAGCTTTAATCCCAGGATCTGTTCTACATGCCGGGGCCGGGGCTTCTGCGGGTTATCCTACTGCCCTGTTATAGCTAGGGCTAGAGCATCCATTAAGCTATCGGGGATCACTGGCCAGCGTGTGATAGAGGGTTCCACCCCGCCCTCGTTATTTGTTGGGAGATATGGTTACCCATATGTTAGAGCAGGTCCAGGCGCTGCTCCTCCAAACAATGACGTACTAGTGTATGATTACCCTGAATCATGGCTTGGAAGAAGGATAGAGGACATCCTTGAATATAGATGGAGCCTTGTAACAGGATATACCAGTATAGATGTGAGAAAGCCGTATGATAGGATAGTTGAAGAGACAAGACTCATGACCCTGAGCAGTAGACCTGTGGATATTAGAGTAGAGTTAGCTAAGCCACCGCGTCCAATATTGCATCTCAGCGAAGAGGAACCACCGCAGGGCCCTAGGGCACCAATAGTAAGGCTACAGGTATTAGGCAATCCCTCTGTGCCTAGGCCCGTGGAGAAGGCGTTTAATGATACGGATCTACCAGCCTATGACGCAGTGGTCTACCTCTATAAGTCAAATATACCGGTTTCCCATATACAGAAGATACTCAGTGCCGGAGCACTAGGTGTTAAAAACCAGAGGAGACTGGTACCTACAAGGTGGAGCATCACCGCTGTTGACAGCATGATATCCAGGGAACTGCTTAGAGAGGTGAAAAAATATGACGTTATCAACGAGATAGAGGTATACATGCTTAGGCACTACGATAACTTATTCATAGCAGTACTCTACCCAGCTAAGTGGAGTTATGAATGGATGGAAGCCTGGTGGCCAGGCTCCACATGGAACCCTGGAGCCCTGGACGTGGTTGTTGAGGGAGACTATGAGGACTATCATGGGAGAACAACTTATCCAGGTATTGGTGGATGCTACTATGCAAGCATGCTTGCGACACTTGAGCATCTTTCAAGGATGAGAAGACAGGCTACAGCGATACTACTTAGGGAGATATATCCAGGTTTCAATCTACCATTGGGTGTCTGGTTTGTCAGGGAGTCGATTAGAGAGATGTACAGGCATGAACCAATCTTAAAGACCAGCAAGTTAAAGGAGGTCTTCGATCTACTGGATAAGGTAACCAGGCTCGGGGCTACTAAATGGTACAATTCCTCCAAGCTGCTTCAGAGGATTGTAAAAACGAGGAGTATTAGAGACTTCTTCTCGAGGGATACCTGA
- a CDS encoding PLP-dependent cysteine synthase family protein produces the protein MKVCRDITECIGGTPIIRLSRILPQGFKAEVWGKMEFTNPTGSVKDRMALYMLRKAVEKGELKPGMTIVVPTTGNTGIAFSALASVLGFKVLIVIPEEMSAERFMLMKLFGAEFYFTPGGEADAGNALEIARKLVAENPNKYYLFDQWGDEANIQAHYETTGKEILDQIGCPKAFVAEVGTGGTLIGIAKRLKEECRDVIVAGAEPAECPVAAEWFKTGKPGPWGRHEIEGVGDGFVPDIVMRNKRLLDDFVTVNSDEAIQMARKIARLEGLPVGISSGANVVAAIKLAQAHNLRNNDKVVTILPDYAARYFSTRLFKKKREIVNRKRLLEELDI, from the coding sequence ATGAAGGTGTGTAGGGATATAACCGAGTGTATAGGGGGCACACCAATAATACGGCTCTCAAGGATACTGCCACAGGGCTTCAAGGCCGAAGTATGGGGTAAGATGGAGTTCACTAATCCAACGGGCAGCGTAAAAGATAGGATGGCATTATACATGCTGAGAAAAGCCGTTGAGAAAGGAGAATTGAAACCAGGTATGACAATAGTTGTTCCTACAACAGGTAATACAGGCATAGCTTTCTCAGCCCTTGCAAGCGTGCTCGGCTTCAAGGTTTTAATAGTAATACCAGAGGAGATGAGTGCCGAGAGATTCATGTTAATGAAGTTATTCGGAGCCGAATTCTACTTCACACCAGGCGGTGAAGCCGATGCTGGTAATGCATTAGAAATAGCTAGAAAGCTTGTGGCTGAAAACCCTAATAAATATTACTTATTCGATCAATGGGGAGATGAAGCCAATATACAGGCCCATTACGAGACAACAGGTAAAGAGATACTTGATCAAATAGGGTGCCCCAAGGCCTTTGTAGCTGAGGTTGGAACCGGAGGTACTTTAATAGGTATAGCGAAGAGGCTTAAAGAGGAGTGCCGCGACGTCATAGTGGCGGGTGCTGAACCAGCTGAATGCCCGGTTGCAGCAGAGTGGTTTAAGACTGGTAAGCCGGGTCCCTGGGGAAGACATGAAATAGAGGGAGTTGGTGACGGCTTCGTACCCGATATAGTTATGAGGAATAAGCGCCTGCTCGACGACTTTGTAACCGTGAACAGTGATGAAGCAATACAAATGGCTAGGAAGATAGCCAGGCTAGAAGGCCTCCCAGTTGGAATAAGCAGTGGAGCAAATGTTGTAGCAGCTATAAAGCTCGCACAAGCCCATAACCTGAGAAACAATGACAAGGTTGTAACAATACTACCAGACTACGCTGCCAGATATTTCAGCACCAGGCTCTTCAAGAAGAAGCGTGAAATAGTTAACAGGAAGCGGCTGCTGGAGGAGCTGGATATTTAG
- a CDS encoding FAD binding domain-containing protein: MFDIHRPRDLSDALQFLDKYSPDAKPLAGGTELLVLIRDRKIPVPKYLVDLSPLRRDLSYVVVENGVVRIGALTTLWELSKSILHQDIKYAGFIDVFRKFGTMAIRFNATIGGNIASATQYSDYITLLLVYDAELRLESVHGVRKVRLEEFLVDKRKTILMPNEIITEISFKEPPSKTSSAFIKFDRRELLIAGIVTGAIYLTEEEGRIREARIAFDMISEHRIPGRARSTEKCITGRNISEETLIEAEQCLDKEMKRISDWWATSEYRLEMSKAILRKGLRLVHNRILNGVM; the protein is encoded by the coding sequence ATATTCGATATCCATCGTCCACGGGACCTTAGCGACGCCCTGCAATTCCTTGACAAATACTCGCCAGACGCGAAGCCCCTGGCAGGTGGTACAGAACTACTAGTATTGATAAGAGACCGGAAAATACCTGTGCCAAAATACCTAGTGGATCTCTCTCCACTGAGGAGGGATCTCTCCTATGTAGTAGTGGAGAATGGCGTGGTGAGAATAGGAGCCCTCACAACACTATGGGAGCTCAGTAAGAGTATACTGCACCAGGATATAAAATATGCCGGGTTCATAGATGTCTTCAGAAAATTCGGTACCATGGCAATAAGGTTCAACGCCACGATAGGCGGTAATATTGCGTCGGCCACACAGTACAGCGATTACATAACACTCCTGCTCGTCTACGATGCCGAGCTAAGGCTTGAAAGCGTGCATGGTGTGAGAAAGGTCAGGCTGGAGGAATTCCTGGTCGATAAAAGGAAAACGATTCTCATGCCGAACGAGATCATCACGGAGATATCATTCAAGGAGCCGCCATCTAAGACAAGTAGTGCATTCATAAAGTTTGATAGAAGAGAGCTACTTATAGCCGGCATAGTCACTGGCGCCATCTATTTAACAGAGGAGGAAGGACGGATAAGGGAAGCCAGAATAGCCTTCGACATGATTAGTGAGCACAGGATACCTGGAAGGGCCAGGAGCACTGAGAAATGTATAACTGGAAGAAATATAAGCGAGGAAACCCTCATAGAGGCGGAACAATGCCTCGATAAGGAGATGAAGAGGATTAGTGACTGGTGGGCTACCAGTGAATACAGGCTTGAAATGTCTAAGGCTATTTTAAGGAAGGGTCTGCGCCTCGTACACAATAGAATCCTAAACGGGGTGATGTAG
- a CDS encoding (2Fe-2S)-binding protein translates to MAGIVKVRLEVNGREYIVDVPPHERLIDTLRYRLGYTSVREGCGRGECGTCIVLVNGLPRHSCLTLTSTLDGAKITTVEGLAPEGKLHAIQVAFIETRGMQCGFCTSGFIMMTKALLDHNPNPSYDEIKEWLSSTLCRCGSYHYYFAAAKLAAKYINEGKIYFDEKQVREKYHLKVV, encoded by the coding sequence TTGGCGGGGATCGTTAAAGTCAGGTTAGAGGTTAATGGTAGGGAGTACATAGTTGACGTACCTCCTCATGAGAGGTTAATTGACACACTAAGGTATAGACTAGGTTATACAAGTGTTAGAGAGGGATGTGGTAGAGGGGAATGCGGAACATGCATAGTCCTCGTGAACGGGTTACCAAGGCACTCATGTCTCACGCTAACATCCACGCTTGATGGAGCCAAGATAACGACTGTGGAAGGCCTGGCCCCCGAGGGCAAGCTACACGCTATCCAAGTAGCATTCATCGAGACCAGAGGCATGCAATGCGGTTTCTGTACATCGGGCTTCATAATGATGACTAAGGCGTTGCTCGACCATAATCCAAACCCAAGCTACGACGAAATAAAGGAGTGGCTTAGCAGCACATTGTGCAGGTGTGGGAGCTACCACTACTACTTTGCAGCAGCCAAGCTTGCAGCCAAGTACATCAATGAGGGCAAGATCTACTTCGATGAAAAACAGGTGAGAGAGAAGTATCATTTAAAAGTTGTCTAG
- a CDS encoding xanthine dehydrogenase family protein molybdopterin-binding subunit — MSKPEYVEIVEKIFNETRSKPTKDFKYIGKHVVRWDAISKATGKPIFTADLINLLKNPVFVYSVRSKYAHALIKGIDVSEAVNYPGVIKVITSRDIPGINDVGYVLPDQPLIADRKVRYIGDTVALIVAESLENARDAGERVHVDYEPLEVYLDPLQIIEWNGLKEKPHTLIHDERGSDVLTRYKIRVGDVEKAFKEASVIVENEYRTPMQEHAYLEPEVAIAIPEPDGGVTIYAKTQCPFDTRKAVSNVLGLPFNMVRVIAPALGGGFGGAEDVGNEIAAKAALAALYTKKPAVVLHTREESIIGHTKRHPIIARYKHAARRDGTLLGVEAEIILDKGAYASLGPFVAWRAIVHSTGPYRVPNAKIDLAAVYTNKVPGGAFRGFGNPQVTFAVERQMDILAEELGLDPVEIRLRNALRPGDRTVHGQLLDHGVGLVDAIKKAVELSGWYEKRKLYSEAKGTIRRGIGIAVFYHGNSIGAEGADYSSVTLIIQRDGSIIFRTGLTDMGQGSIQGLINIAAEILGVPPSYFKVELPDTASTPDAGPTVASRSTAMGGNATLVAAYKLRKRLNELASSMLGCSSPDDVVIDAPKVYCRDDPEHYITWKELVEQSFWKGVPLQEFGYYRAPPAEWHEETGTGQPYFTYTFGAIVSDVEVDLETGVVRVKDAVTVYDIGRVINRTGAEHHGVGGYIQGMGYALMEDTYYSPEGHVYNTNLSTYHIPTGLDIPERILVDFVEAGYIRGPFGAKGLGEPSIVGIAPSIANAVAHALGSKDANRDVNRIPLTPDTVFSIIKKCGLNKR; from the coding sequence ATGAGTAAGCCCGAGTATGTTGAAATAGTTGAAAAGATATTCAATGAAACAAGGAGTAAGCCTACGAAGGACTTCAAGTATATAGGTAAGCATGTAGTGAGATGGGACGCCATAAGTAAGGCAACAGGTAAGCCGATATTCACAGCGGATCTAATTAATCTATTAAAGAACCCCGTATTCGTCTACAGCGTTAGATCCAAGTATGCCCATGCATTAATCAAGGGTATCGATGTATCAGAGGCGGTTAACTACCCAGGTGTGATAAAAGTTATAACATCCAGGGATATACCGGGTATAAATGACGTTGGCTATGTACTACCGGATCAACCACTTATAGCCGATAGAAAGGTAAGGTATATAGGGGATACCGTAGCACTAATAGTGGCTGAGAGCCTTGAGAACGCCAGAGACGCTGGGGAAAGAGTCCACGTTGACTACGAGCCATTAGAGGTATACCTAGACCCGTTGCAGATAATTGAATGGAATGGATTAAAGGAGAAGCCTCATACATTAATACATGATGAACGTGGAAGCGACGTATTAACGAGGTACAAGATCAGAGTTGGAGACGTAGAGAAAGCATTCAAGGAGGCCAGCGTCATAGTTGAGAACGAGTATAGGACACCTATGCAGGAACACGCCTATCTTGAGCCAGAGGTGGCAATAGCAATACCCGAGCCGGATGGAGGAGTTACAATATATGCTAAGACACAGTGCCCCTTCGATACAAGGAAAGCTGTTTCAAACGTATTAGGACTACCATTCAACATGGTAAGGGTCATAGCTCCAGCACTGGGTGGAGGTTTCGGCGGCGCTGAGGACGTGGGCAACGAGATAGCTGCTAAAGCCGCGTTAGCAGCTCTATACACGAAGAAACCAGCGGTTGTATTACATACAAGGGAAGAATCCATAATAGGACACACGAAGAGGCACCCGATTATCGCTAGATACAAGCATGCAGCTAGGAGAGATGGAACATTACTCGGCGTCGAGGCCGAGATAATACTAGATAAGGGAGCATACGCTAGCCTCGGCCCATTCGTCGCATGGAGAGCGATAGTACATAGCACCGGGCCCTACAGGGTTCCCAACGCGAAAATAGATCTCGCAGCGGTGTACACGAATAAAGTTCCCGGAGGAGCATTCAGAGGCTTCGGTAACCCACAGGTAACATTCGCGGTTGAAAGGCAGATGGATATACTTGCTGAGGAACTAGGCCTGGACCCAGTGGAGATAAGACTTAGGAACGCGTTGAGACCAGGTGATAGAACGGTTCATGGACAATTACTGGATCACGGCGTTGGACTAGTAGATGCCATCAAGAAAGCAGTTGAATTAAGCGGGTGGTATGAGAAGAGGAAACTGTACTCCGAGGCCAAGGGTACTATTAGGCGTGGAATAGGTATAGCTGTATTCTATCATGGAAACAGTATTGGCGCGGAGGGAGCCGACTACTCGTCTGTAACACTAATCATACAGAGGGATGGAAGCATAATATTTAGGACAGGGTTAACCGATATGGGCCAGGGCTCTATCCAGGGCTTAATCAATATAGCTGCTGAAATACTGGGTGTCCCGCCAAGCTACTTCAAAGTAGAGTTACCGGATACAGCATCAACACCTGATGCAGGACCCACGGTTGCGTCTAGAAGCACTGCGATGGGCGGTAATGCAACACTTGTGGCGGCATATAAGCTAAGAAAAAGACTCAATGAGCTAGCCTCCTCTATGCTTGGATGTAGTAGCCCTGATGACGTTGTAATAGATGCTCCAAAGGTTTATTGTAGAGACGACCCAGAACACTATATAACATGGAAAGAACTAGTGGAGCAATCTTTCTGGAAAGGTGTTCCACTGCAAGAATTCGGCTACTATAGGGCTCCACCGGCAGAGTGGCATGAGGAGACAGGCACCGGTCAACCCTACTTCACATACACATTTGGCGCCATAGTGAGTGATGTGGAGGTAGACCTCGAAACAGGAGTTGTGAGAGTAAAAGACGCTGTAACAGTATATGATATTGGAAGAGTAATCAATCGGACTGGTGCAGAGCACCACGGTGTTGGAGGATATATCCAGGGTATGGGATACGCCCTAATGGAGGATACGTATTATAGCCCTGAAGGACACGTCTACAATACAAACTTATCGACATACCATATACCCACAGGCCTGGATATTCCAGAGAGAATACTAGTAGACTTCGTGGAGGCAGGGTATATTAGGGGACCGTTTGGAGCTAAGGGGCTTGGAGAACCTTCTATAGTTGGCATAGCTCCAAGCATCGCCAATGCTGTAGCGCATGCATTAGGGAGTAAAGATGCGAACAGGGATGTAAATAGAATACCATTAACCCCAGATACGGTGTTCAGCATCATAAAGAAGTGTGGATTAAATAAGAGGTAA
- a CDS encoding metal ABC transporter ATP-binding protein: MIIELIDLTVKRGHTLVLNNLNAVFEGPGLIQVIGPNGAGKTTLLLTILGLIKPVKGAVRIRNTELKNSSGGLYETISYIPQKFYIPRDAPITLWEFVESYIRAYEGGMPFRSSHTVNRRIESALEMAGLPKDSWDKKISELSGGQLQRALMARVLSVDSEIVLMDEPLSNIDPEGRGALAEIIGKLSSRKLLVVTNHDPVLLLPYTSKILLLGYGEYRYGDPDSILSREVLTKIYKSCAIVFGEHAHIADWH, encoded by the coding sequence GTGATTATAGAGTTAATAGATTTAACTGTGAAGAGAGGACATACCCTGGTACTGAACAATTTAAACGCGGTGTTCGAGGGCCCTGGACTAATACAGGTTATAGGCCCCAATGGGGCTGGCAAAACAACACTGCTTCTCACCATCCTAGGCTTAATAAAACCTGTAAAAGGAGCGGTTAGGATCAGGAATACTGAGCTGAAGAATTCGAGTGGAGGATTATATGAAACAATATCCTACATCCCTCAAAAATTCTATATACCGAGGGATGCACCGATAACGCTCTGGGAGTTCGTGGAAAGCTATATTAGGGCTTACGAAGGAGGCATGCCATTTAGATCCAGCCATACTGTAAATAGGAGAATTGAGTCAGCACTGGAAATGGCTGGATTACCCAAGGATTCATGGGATAAGAAGATCAGTGAGTTGAGTGGCGGACAGCTCCAGAGAGCTCTAATGGCTAGAGTTCTCTCAGTAGATTCAGAGATAGTATTGATGGATGAACCCCTCTCCAACATAGACCCCGAGGGAAGGGGGGCGCTGGCTGAAATCATTGGCAAGCTTTCAAGTAGGAAACTACTCGTGGTGACAAACCATGATCCCGTATTATTGCTGCCATATACCAGTAAAATACTGTTACTAGGATATGGTGAATACAGGTACGGTGACCCCGACAGCATCCTTTCACGGGAGGTTTTGACGAAAATATATAAGAGTTGTGCCATAGTATTCGGAGAGCATGCCCACATAGCGGATTGGCACTAG
- a CDS encoding metal ABC transporter substrate-binding protein encodes MGHALIPVITVLSLLVSQGLPFFSLQTTSGVYVVTVFPSLVSDIKLLLCDGDVVDYIIPPGVDPHEYQLSISDYQKLKRASIIVSTGHTGAEVEIEELVKKGELNATLINILEIPGIRITINPSSGQANLHMPIYDPLNYILFVGNLTSTLAKANPLKADCYRDKALKLVNSLISLVNKMIGKYRDVSTIIDLPEIQYAVEWMGFKVVKSLVPEHEVQPSPQDIASVESFMKSGSTPLVFITSPAASSEGNALIELSKKYNITIIEVPSPLVNGSIPDKLYYISSQVSGVNIKEAGEPSTKLEGPSHLASDPLSIILYVVIGVIIGLALSRWVYR; translated from the coding sequence ATGGGGCACGCATTGATCCCAGTAATCACCGTGTTAAGTCTGCTGGTTTCACAAGGGCTACCGTTTTTTTCTCTTCAAACCACCAGCGGAGTATACGTGGTTACTGTTTTCCCTAGTCTGGTAAGTGATATTAAACTCCTACTGTGCGATGGTGACGTAGTCGATTATATTATTCCCCCAGGCGTAGATCCCCATGAATACCAGTTATCCATTAGTGACTACCAGAAACTAAAGAGGGCGTCGATAATAGTTTCAACAGGGCATACTGGTGCCGAAGTGGAGATAGAGGAGCTTGTGAAGAAGGGTGAGTTGAACGCAACACTTATCAATATACTTGAGATCCCTGGAATCAGGATTACCATTAATCCCTCCAGTGGGCAGGCCAATCTCCACATGCCTATTTACGATCCATTAAACTACATCCTCTTCGTTGGAAATCTGACAAGCACACTAGCGAAAGCCAACCCCTTGAAAGCTGATTGCTATAGGGATAAAGCCTTAAAGCTAGTAAACTCACTCATATCCCTAGTTAATAAGATGATAGGCAAATACCGTGACGTGTCCACTATAATAGACCTACCTGAAATACAATATGCCGTGGAATGGATGGGGTTCAAGGTAGTTAAATCACTTGTTCCAGAGCATGAGGTGCAACCATCCCCTCAGGATATAGCGTCTGTCGAGAGCTTCATGAAGAGTGGGAGTACTCCGTTAGTGTTTATAACATCGCCGGCCGCCTCTAGTGAAGGCAATGCATTGATCGAGTTATCGAAGAAATATAATATAACCATAATAGAGGTCCCATCGCCGCTGGTTAATGGCTCCATACCTGATAAACTATACTATATAAGTTCTCAAGTAAGTGGTGTGAACATTAAGGAAGCCGGAGAGCCTTCTACGAAACTGGAGGGGCCTTCTCATCTAGCATCTGATCCCCTCTCCATAATACTCTATGTGGTTATAGGTGTCATAATAGGTTTAGCATTGTCTAGGTGGGTTTACAGATGA
- a CDS encoding metal ABC transporter permease encodes MTPGARRRSSSLLACIIVSIVFLVSLVFSSRVIGVDKVIAYWLTGLSLSLVGLLAYYRGLEFLVSGSIHNSFLAATLGYIFALIFGVNIYYSAIPVGLMLTYLAGYLIHRGIDPNKVSSFMVSFSSSMGVLLAYYVLTMFPAQYSLSSIMLGDPVLMSRQDVLVTIVISIIVVTVVILIYNKIILLSIDPVSARIAGVRIGYYDFITYTLIGLATIGLLRISGYIMEHVMILLPAIVGARISRSSKEHLLLTLLVSTTSTMLGYVAAVNYGLSPVGVSGFILVIAFLYVALTGWGR; translated from the coding sequence ATGACCCCAGGTGCCAGAAGGAGATCGAGTTCCCTGTTAGCATGCATTATTGTATCCATAGTTTTCCTAGTGTCCCTGGTGTTTTCCTCCAGGGTCATAGGGGTTGATAAGGTTATAGCATACTGGTTAACGGGGTTATCGCTTAGCTTAGTCGGCTTGCTGGCCTATTATAGGGGGTTAGAGTTCCTTGTCTCAGGCTCCATACATAATAGTTTTCTAGCGGCTACCCTCGGCTACATCTTTGCATTAATATTCGGGGTGAACATATATTATTCAGCGATACCGGTTGGGTTGATGTTAACATATCTCGCCGGATACTTAATTCACAGAGGAATAGATCCCAACAAAGTATCCTCTTTCATGGTTTCATTCTCATCATCGATGGGTGTTCTACTAGCATACTACGTGTTAACAATGTTCCCTGCGCAATATAGTCTATCCAGTATAATGCTAGGGGATCCTGTTCTAATGAGCAGGCAAGACGTCCTGGTGACTATTGTTATTTCAATAATTGTAGTCACAGTGGTTATTTTAATATACAACAAGATAATTTTATTAAGCATAGATCCCGTGTCCGCTAGGATAGCTGGTGTGAGGATAGGCTACTATGATTTCATCACTTACACCCTAATCGGTTTAGCCACGATAGGGCTACTACGTATCAGTGGTTACATAATGGAGCATGTAATGATACTCCTCCCGGCAATAGTTGGGGCAAGAATCTCTAGAAGCAGTAAGGAGCACTTACTATTAACACTACTAGTGTCAACAACGTCTACGATGCTGGGATATGTAGCTGCAGTAAACTATGGATTAAGCCCTGTAGGTGTAAGTGGTTTTATCCTTGTCATCGCTTTTCTATATGTGGCGCTCACAGGGTGGGGAAGATAG